A genome region from Streptomyces sp. NBC_01296 includes the following:
- a CDS encoding TetR/AcrR family transcriptional regulator, with translation MARPRKPLLSRDRIVAAAGALVDAEGLEAVSTRRLAAALGVSGPSLYNHFRTKDEILDAVADAVSARVDLSMFEPGAGRDWQAALHDWAHSYRDALSDHPNIVPVLARGPGRRPAGLRLADAVFGAMTAAGWPPAQATRIGALMRYFILGSAVGSFARGFVDDEAAYDPSDYPHLGQAHLLAERQREVDEGAFETGLAALLDGLALQYEALPKV, from the coding sequence ATGGCCAGACCGCGCAAGCCCCTCCTCAGCCGAGACCGCATCGTGGCGGCGGCGGGTGCGCTGGTGGACGCGGAGGGGCTGGAGGCGGTGTCGACGCGGCGGCTGGCGGCCGCGCTGGGGGTCAGCGGGCCCTCCCTCTACAACCACTTCCGCACGAAGGACGAGATCCTGGACGCGGTCGCGGACGCGGTGAGCGCGCGGGTCGACTTGTCGATGTTCGAGCCGGGGGCGGGCCGGGACTGGCAGGCCGCCCTGCACGACTGGGCGCACTCGTACCGGGACGCGCTGTCCGACCATCCGAACATCGTGCCGGTGCTGGCGCGCGGTCCGGGTCGGCGCCCGGCCGGACTGCGGCTGGCGGACGCGGTGTTCGGCGCCATGACGGCCGCAGGGTGGCCCCCGGCGCAGGCGACCCGGATCGGTGCGCTGATGCGGTACTTCATCCTGGGCTCGGCGGTGGGTTCCTTCGCCCGGGGTTTCGTGGACGACGAGGCGGCGTACGACCCGTCGGACTACCCCCACCTGGGCCAGGCCCACCTGCTGGCCGAGCGTCAGCGCGAGGTGGACGAGGGCGCGTTCGAGACGGGCCTGGCCGCCTTGCTGGACGGGCTGGCCCTCCAGTACGAGGCGCTGCCCAAGGTCTGA
- a CDS encoding SDR family NAD(P)-dependent oxidoreductase, translating to MGALNGKTALVTGGSRGIGRAVALRLAAEGALVAVHYGGNDAAASQAVAQIEAAGGRAFAVRARFGEDGAVDRLFEGLTAGLAGRGLDILVNNAGISSGNPIAHVTPEELDRLLAVNVSTPFFVVQRALPLLNDGGRIVNMGSTASRFAVSTQIGYTISKAALESMTPSLANELGSRGITVNTVAPGAVRTDMTAGYTSVPEVVAGLESITALGRLGEPEDVADVVGFLASPQGRWVTGQTIDVSGGTYLGPIAHV from the coding sequence ATGGGCGCGTTGAACGGCAAGACGGCGCTGGTCACGGGCGGTTCGCGCGGGATCGGCCGGGCGGTCGCACTGCGGCTCGCGGCCGAGGGCGCGCTGGTCGCCGTCCACTACGGCGGCAACGACGCGGCCGCCTCGCAAGCCGTGGCGCAGATCGAGGCGGCGGGCGGTCGGGCGTTCGCGGTCCGGGCCCGGTTCGGCGAGGACGGGGCCGTGGACCGGCTGTTCGAGGGCCTGACCGCGGGGCTGGCGGGGCGCGGGCTGGACATCCTCGTCAACAACGCGGGCATCAGCTCCGGCAACCCGATCGCGCACGTCACCCCCGAGGAACTCGACCGGCTGCTCGCCGTCAACGTCAGCACGCCGTTCTTCGTGGTCCAGCGCGCGCTGCCGCTGCTGAACGACGGCGGCCGCATCGTCAACATGGGGTCGACCGCCAGCCGGTTCGCCGTCTCCACGCAGATCGGCTACACCATCAGCAAGGCGGCGCTGGAGTCGATGACGCCGTCGCTGGCCAACGAGCTCGGCAGCCGGGGCATCACGGTGAACACCGTCGCACCCGGCGCGGTACGGACCGACATGACCGCCGGCTACACCTCCGTCCCCGAGGTGGTCGCCGGACTGGAATCGATCACCGCGCTCGGCCGGCTCGGCGAACCCGAGGACGTCGCCGATGTCGTCGGGTTCCTGGCGAGCCCGCAGGGCCGGTGGGTGACCGGCCAGACGATCGACGTCTCGGGCGGCACCTACCTCGGCCCGATCGCCCACGTCTGA
- a CDS encoding BTAD domain-containing putative transcriptional regulator, with amino-acid sequence MLFGILGETRAWHDDGAEVPLGGPARRALLALLLTHPGEAVSADRLADAVDPDGTLSAHALQSQVSRLRKALGPGASIEQAGAGYRLVVAQEDVDACRFERLAREGRAALRAGDAERAVTLLREALGLWRGPALAGLAESEGARPAAVRLEERRLGALEDRIEAEGLLGGHPGAVPELRELVGRHPLRERLAGLLIRALFAEGGPAAALVAYEETRRHLADELGTDPSPELMALHRELLSADPAPAPTAPPAQLTAFVGRAGEVAEVAGLLRTARLVTLTGPGGVGKTRLSVEVAGAAGTGAAPDEVCFVELAPLRDGAGLPQALLSALGLRTAGLSTGDSGQTPVDRLIAALSDRMVLLVLDNCEHVVDEIAALAARLLAACPRLRVLATSREPLGIIGESLWPVRPLDGDAAVRLFTERAGAVRPGFTADPEVVRRICAALDDLPLAIELAAARIRTLDADELAGRLDDRLGVAARGSRGSDERHRTLRSVVAWSWELLSAPEQRAARRFTVFAGGATAECAMRVCDTDGETLEALVDKSLLEFTGGRYRMLETIGAYGGERLDAAGERDAVRRAHAGRFLELARTADPHLRRAEQLEWLPRLTAEHGNLLAALRWAVESPDVRAGLELLAAASHYLWIRGISASVAPQAIRLLDAMGPVPGEAIGEAIGGGTGEAPTGGALGEEYVLSVLLAASGAAGRPVWQRHRAAAGQALAAAWSGARPGRYPVGLFLWMMRNAGEADAQSAFALVSAQRDCPEPWARAAARYVSGFGPLGEGDAALAEETFGAAARGFRALGDRWGTALALDTLAGLAGGRGDHVRAVALTDEALALTEQLGALEDSADLLVNRADHRVGENPASARADYAEAAALARRAGSPTGLAAALRGLADMALLDGDPAGAERLYEEALERADPHWVKSVGTRVRTLAGLGRTAEARGDRAAARARYRAAAEAASGTGADTREALHLLGLPANVAERVVEAVSAR; translated from the coding sequence ATGCTGTTCGGAATCCTCGGTGAGACCCGGGCGTGGCACGACGACGGGGCCGAGGTTCCGCTGGGCGGACCGGCCCGCCGCGCCCTGCTGGCCCTCCTGCTGACCCACCCGGGAGAGGCCGTGTCGGCCGACCGGCTGGCCGACGCCGTCGACCCGGACGGGACGCTCTCGGCGCACGCCCTCCAGTCCCAGGTGTCCCGGCTGCGCAAGGCCCTCGGTCCGGGGGCCTCGATCGAGCAGGCCGGAGCCGGCTACCGGCTCGTGGTTGCGCAGGAGGACGTGGACGCCTGCCGGTTCGAGCGGCTGGCCCGGGAGGGACGGGCCGCGCTGCGCGCCGGCGACGCCGAGCGGGCCGTCACGCTGCTGCGCGAGGCGCTGGGGCTGTGGCGGGGACCGGCCCTGGCCGGCCTCGCCGAGAGCGAGGGCGCCCGACCTGCCGCCGTACGTCTGGAAGAGCGCCGGCTCGGGGCGCTCGAAGACCGGATCGAGGCCGAGGGCCTGCTCGGCGGGCACCCCGGCGCCGTACCCGAGCTGCGCGAACTGGTCGGCCGCCATCCGCTGCGGGAACGGCTGGCGGGGCTGCTGATCCGGGCACTGTTCGCCGAGGGGGGCCCGGCCGCCGCGCTGGTGGCGTACGAGGAGACCCGGCGGCATCTGGCCGACGAGCTGGGCACCGACCCCTCCCCCGAACTGATGGCACTGCACCGCGAGTTGCTGAGCGCCGACCCGGCGCCGGCCCCCACCGCGCCGCCCGCGCAGCTGACGGCGTTCGTCGGGCGCGCCGGCGAGGTGGCCGAGGTCGCGGGTCTGCTGCGGACGGCCCGGCTGGTCACGCTGACGGGTCCCGGCGGCGTCGGCAAGACCCGGTTGTCCGTGGAGGTCGCGGGGGCCGCCGGCACCGGGGCCGCGCCGGACGAGGTGTGCTTCGTGGAGCTGGCCCCGCTGCGCGACGGCGCCGGCCTGCCGCAGGCGCTGCTGAGCGCGCTCGGCCTGCGCACCGCCGGGCTGAGCACGGGCGACAGCGGGCAGACGCCGGTCGACCGCCTGATCGCAGCGCTGTCGGACCGGATGGTCCTGCTCGTCCTGGACAACTGCGAGCACGTCGTCGACGAGATCGCGGCGCTGGCGGCGCGGCTGCTGGCGGCCTGCCCGCGGCTGCGGGTCCTGGCGACGAGCCGGGAGCCGCTCGGCATCATCGGCGAGAGCCTCTGGCCGGTGCGGCCGCTCGACGGCGACGCGGCCGTACGGCTCTTCACCGAGCGGGCCGGCGCCGTACGGCCCGGTTTCACCGCCGACCCCGAGGTCGTGCGGCGGATCTGCGCGGCCCTCGACGACCTGCCCCTGGCCATCGAGCTCGCGGCGGCGCGCATCCGGACGCTGGACGCCGACGAACTCGCCGGACGGCTGGACGACCGGCTCGGGGTCGCGGCCCGCGGCAGCCGGGGCTCCGACGAGCGCCACCGGACGCTGCGCTCGGTCGTCGCGTGGAGCTGGGAACTGCTCTCCGCGCCGGAGCAGCGGGCCGCACGGCGGTTCACGGTCTTCGCCGGCGGCGCGACGGCCGAGTGCGCGATGCGGGTGTGCGACACCGACGGCGAGACGCTGGAAGCGCTGGTCGACAAATCGCTTCTGGAGTTCACGGGCGGCCGCTACCGGATGCTGGAGACGATCGGCGCCTACGGCGGAGAACGGCTGGATGCGGCGGGCGAACGCGATGCGGTACGGCGCGCCCATGCAGGGCGCTTCCTGGAACTGGCGCGGACCGCCGACCCGCATCTGCGGCGGGCCGAGCAGTTGGAGTGGCTGCCCCGCCTCACCGCCGAGCACGGGAACCTCCTGGCGGCCCTGCGCTGGGCGGTCGAGTCGCCGGACGTGCGGGCGGGCCTCGAACTGCTCGCCGCGGCCTCGCACTACCTGTGGATCCGGGGCATCTCCGCCTCGGTGGCGCCGCAGGCGATCAGGCTCCTGGACGCGATGGGCCCGGTGCCGGGCGAGGCGATCGGCGAGGCGATCGGCGGCGGGACGGGTGAGGCGCCGACGGGGGGCGCGCTCGGCGAGGAGTACGTCCTGAGCGTGCTGCTGGCGGCGTCGGGCGCAGCCGGGCGGCCGGTGTGGCAGCGGCACCGGGCGGCGGCCGGGCAGGCGCTGGCCGCCGCATGGTCGGGTGCCCGCCCGGGCCGCTACCCCGTCGGCCTGTTCCTGTGGATGATGCGGAACGCGGGAGAGGCCGACGCGCAGAGCGCCTTCGCGCTCGTCTCCGCCCAGCGCGACTGCCCCGAACCGTGGGCGCGGGCCGCAGCCCGGTACGTGTCGGGCTTCGGGCCCCTCGGCGAGGGGGACGCCGCCCTGGCCGAGGAGACCTTCGGCGCCGCCGCCCGGGGCTTTCGCGCGCTCGGTGACCGCTGGGGCACCGCCCTGGCCCTGGACACCCTCGCCGGTCTGGCGGGCGGGCGCGGTGACCACGTACGGGCCGTCGCGCTCACCGACGAGGCCCTCGCGCTCACCGAGCAGCTCGGCGCCCTGGAGGACAGCGCCGACCTGCTGGTCAACCGGGCCGACCACCGCGTCGGCGAGAACCCGGCGTCGGCCCGCGCCGACTATGCGGAGGCCGCCGCGCTCGCCCGCCGCGCCGGCAGCCCCACCGGCCTGGCGGCGGCGCTGCGCGGACTGGCGGACATGGCCCTGCTGGACGGGGACCCGGCCGGCGCCGAGCGGCTGTACGAGGAGGCACTGGAGCGGGCCGACCCGCACTGGGTCAAGAGCGTC